Proteins encoded by one window of Chondromyces crocatus:
- the ftsH gene encoding ATP-dependent zinc metalloprotease FtsH produces the protein MNSWLSRFGKRVTGRTGMRVLIGSLALLLVAMMTLLVQGNGEKTVTYTELLQIAAGSGASRVDIHGDRFLIEQADGQRAVGLVADESLRKELASRFAEAGVAVEFAPAVSSGERAAGMLGPFAVLAMVGAGLFVVQRKRQKGHFTELSQGLQRMAVRFDDVAGMDEVKESLNETVEFLKDPEKFARLGGRAPRGVLMTGDPGTGKTLLARAVATEAGVPFLSASGSSFQEMFVGVGASRVRALFAEARKVAPCIVFIDEIDAVGRARGRNGDSAAADHDQTLNQLLVEMDGFDHTVGIVVIASTNRVDVLDPALLRPGRFDRQVVVPLPDVRGREEILHVHSRPIALGQEVDLARIARCTPGFSGAELANLLNEAAIMATREGAESVRHEHIDRARDRVLMGLERKNVLVDEEERYATAVHEAGHVTVALLAPGTDPIHKVSILPRGRALGVTQALPEKDRLMVRKEFLEDQICLLMGGRAAEIVVLGTMTAGASDDIQRAASLARRMVAEFGMSDLGPIGLGGDTHGRSQALLDRVEETARTIVEAQLARAVQMVEVRRAEIDALVKGLLEQETLDADEIYACFPADRRSPAPAPASAPAVSRAA, from the coding sequence ATGAACAGCTGGCTGTCGAGATTCGGTAAGCGCGTGACGGGACGGACGGGGATGCGCGTCCTGATTGGATCCCTCGCCCTTCTTCTCGTCGCCATGATGACCCTGCTCGTGCAGGGCAATGGTGAGAAGACCGTGACCTACACCGAGCTGCTCCAGATCGCGGCCGGCTCGGGGGCGTCACGGGTCGACATCCACGGTGATCGATTCCTCATCGAGCAGGCTGACGGACAGCGGGCCGTGGGCCTCGTCGCGGACGAGTCCTTGCGCAAGGAACTCGCCAGCCGCTTCGCCGAAGCGGGCGTCGCCGTGGAGTTCGCGCCGGCCGTGAGCTCGGGCGAGCGCGCCGCGGGCATGCTCGGGCCGTTCGCGGTGCTCGCCATGGTGGGCGCCGGCCTCTTCGTGGTGCAGCGAAAGCGGCAGAAGGGGCACTTCACGGAGCTGAGCCAGGGCCTCCAGCGCATGGCGGTGCGCTTCGATGACGTCGCTGGCATGGATGAAGTGAAAGAGTCGCTCAACGAGACCGTCGAGTTCCTCAAGGACCCGGAGAAGTTCGCGCGGCTCGGCGGACGTGCTCCCCGGGGCGTGCTCATGACGGGCGACCCGGGGACGGGCAAGACGCTCCTCGCCCGCGCCGTGGCCACCGAGGCGGGCGTCCCGTTCCTCTCCGCCTCCGGTTCGAGCTTCCAGGAGATGTTCGTCGGCGTGGGCGCTTCGCGCGTCAGGGCTCTCTTCGCCGAGGCGCGCAAGGTCGCTCCCTGCATCGTGTTCATCGACGAGATCGACGCCGTGGGGCGTGCGCGCGGTCGCAACGGCGACTCGGCCGCCGCCGATCACGACCAGACGCTGAACCAGCTCCTCGTCGAGATGGACGGCTTCGATCACACGGTGGGCATCGTGGTGATCGCCTCGACCAACCGGGTCGACGTGCTCGACCCCGCCCTCCTGCGCCCTGGCCGCTTCGATCGCCAGGTGGTGGTGCCCCTCCCGGACGTGCGTGGACGCGAGGAGATCCTCCACGTGCACTCGCGCCCCATCGCCCTCGGGCAGGAGGTCGACCTCGCCCGGATCGCGCGCTGCACGCCGGGGTTCTCGGGCGCGGAGCTGGCCAACCTGCTCAACGAGGCGGCCATCATGGCCACCCGCGAGGGCGCCGAGTCGGTGCGGCATGAGCACATCGATCGCGCCCGCGACCGGGTGCTGATGGGCCTCGAACGCAAGAACGTGCTCGTCGACGAGGAGGAGCGCTACGCCACCGCGGTCCACGAGGCTGGCCACGTCACCGTCGCCCTGCTGGCTCCCGGCACCGACCCGATCCACAAGGTCTCCATCCTGCCGCGTGGCCGCGCCTTGGGCGTGACGCAAGCGCTGCCCGAGAAGGACCGGCTCATGGTCCGGAAGGAGTTCCTGGAGGACCAGATCTGCCTGCTCATGGGCGGCCGCGCCGCGGAGATCGTCGTCCTCGGCACCATGACCGCCGGCGCCTCCGACGACATCCAGCGGGCGGCGTCGCTCGCGCGGCGCATGGTCGCGGAGTTCGGGATGAGCGACCTCGGGCCCATCGGCCTCGGTGGAGATACCCACGGCCGGAGCCAGGCGCTCCTCGATCGCGTGGAAGAGACGGCGCGCACCATCGTGGAAGCCCAGCTCGCCCGCGCCGTGCAGATGGTCGAGGTGCGGCGCGCCGAGATCGATGCCCTGGTCAAGGGGCTGCTGGAGCAAGAGACGCTGGACGCCGACGAGATCTACGCCTGCTTCCCGGCGGACCGGCGCTCGCCCGCGCCCGCGCCCGCGTCCGCGCCGGCCGTGTCCCGCGCTGCCTGA
- a CDS encoding serine/threonine-protein kinase PknK produces MAKHPSQLADLEIIRRIGAGGMAEVFLSKKRGAEGTYKLLVAKRILPAHGASRRFRAMFVEEAHLATRLNHPNIVQVYEFSDHGDDGLLLLMEYVEGFDLGKLMSSAKQKGTKVPPYVAAFLVAEAAKGLHYAHERKDEGGVPLAIVHRDVSPQNILISFEGVVKIADFGIASANLFREEPGVLKGKFGYMSPEQARGDKVDRRSDIYALGVVLYELLTLRSPYGKIDDEALLEAVKEGTFDPPQLHAPDAPPELAAIVQKAMAHDREGRYQTARDLAGAIARVLLAKQELVDSAAVEQTVAHLLGRDLPEGAVMRGALTHAEGPPDQPRTMAAVPAARTAGTAGTEGTGAQRAVREVRHVAVVTLRLDGLQALESALGPAAAQRTEQSIRALLDDIGFRRGAVWSWQSAATARAVVGLMDNPSRAAFDAASLAIDVHEALAGASDDLPAELRAAMGIVRGIAAGERDKEGRLIHHALQEPANFLAERLGERTPFGRTWVAGGVYRLVRRDFRWSDAPALDLENARDYPVPQQMRLYGLERPLTREERIAEIALAPTDLVGRDAERADLHAAYHRAVSPPIMAPTELASIHDTEDRRSLPPPPGSALRGEFVARALVGEMGIGKTALTAAFLAELPSDARILHVECSPVKQELPLATLSDVLRDITGMGLEHTLEDASSVLRGLLGPAARTPAGTRIVSRLSELVTGKQGDQPDEDAPSYGRDLLLRGVRYLLGALARHQPLVIVIDGLQWSDRQSLDLIQELVRRTDALPILALLLTRPEDRVNPFLEGLVRIELRGLSPEEQTRLVEARLGVREGVAAVCGELLPRASGNPFFLLEMVDALLERGTLEIVERESGVQELRRHERAGDRAEKLPSTLEQLIGDRLRELPPEEQEVVRWLAVAGGPLLAEDLLNLMRLANDEAIVRLCARGLCDRRAGTVDFRHPLTRDVAYLSLDGSTRARMHRRLGEHLSTTPLAQGISAAIVAQHLARGESPGPAAQLYLEAASGARMGHQAQLALRYYQRALKLLPTGDSRRMVAHEALEAIFRHLGKRRERKTHLTALRKLARESGQARWVALAMVRTARLDLDDGHLSRGAPVAQRAAEIARLARRPALEVEALTSLSEILRELGDIPGALSASDRAIRVAHSGELTPRARAEVLRAKGVLLRRVGRVHEAVEAYAEAIAVFRAVGARRSEARAKNALAVAMLVLERFEDSIAVGLSSISIDLAIGGRFQIAKTLSNIGQSYLRLGDMNRALGYLKRAREAHERYDDQDARADTLLCSAWVLLEGGDLDAAHTLVADAGALIAVTGNVYDMVHQRILRSLLARARGDLRAALATSAEARALAEAQGFMSYHAYATAIEAATRADTNDLHAAVLLARTALGAVEAGSSEYGIEIRDLACSVLARGAPASAPDAYHRAALHIRKVASYVRDQRHRELFTARPVVRRILDADRESAEESHVVAPARGRSSGAPGGEWIPGASAAVSSSAPERALSSGGGDPRRGVTGRGAAE; encoded by the coding sequence ATGGCAAAACACCCTTCGCAGCTCGCAGACCTCGAGATCATCCGGCGCATCGGCGCCGGCGGCATGGCCGAGGTCTTCCTCTCCAAGAAGCGCGGCGCCGAGGGGACGTACAAGCTGCTCGTCGCCAAGCGCATCCTGCCAGCGCACGGCGCCTCCAGGCGTTTTCGGGCGATGTTCGTGGAAGAAGCCCACCTCGCCACACGCCTGAACCACCCGAACATCGTCCAGGTCTACGAGTTTTCGGACCACGGCGACGACGGCCTGCTCCTCCTGATGGAGTACGTGGAGGGGTTCGATCTCGGCAAGCTGATGTCCTCGGCCAAGCAGAAGGGGACGAAGGTTCCGCCCTATGTGGCGGCCTTTCTCGTCGCCGAGGCCGCCAAGGGCCTGCACTACGCGCACGAACGGAAGGACGAGGGAGGTGTCCCGCTCGCGATCGTGCATCGGGACGTGTCTCCCCAGAACATCCTGATCTCGTTCGAGGGCGTGGTGAAGATCGCGGACTTCGGGATCGCCAGCGCGAACCTGTTCCGCGAGGAGCCCGGCGTGCTCAAGGGGAAGTTCGGCTACATGTCCCCCGAGCAGGCGCGCGGAGACAAGGTCGATCGCCGCAGCGACATCTACGCGCTGGGCGTGGTGCTCTACGAGCTGCTGACCCTGCGCTCGCCCTACGGCAAGATCGACGACGAGGCGCTCCTGGAAGCCGTCAAGGAAGGGACCTTCGATCCTCCCCAGCTGCACGCGCCCGACGCGCCCCCGGAGCTGGCGGCCATCGTCCAGAAGGCCATGGCACACGACCGGGAGGGTCGGTACCAGACGGCGCGCGATCTGGCGGGTGCGATCGCGCGGGTGCTGCTCGCGAAGCAGGAGCTGGTGGACAGCGCGGCGGTGGAGCAGACGGTGGCCCACCTCCTCGGCCGTGATCTACCGGAAGGCGCGGTGATGCGCGGGGCGCTCACGCACGCGGAGGGGCCACCGGACCAGCCACGCACGATGGCGGCCGTGCCGGCAGCTCGCACCGCCGGGACCGCGGGGACCGAGGGCACGGGGGCGCAGCGCGCGGTGCGCGAGGTGCGGCACGTGGCCGTGGTGACGCTCCGTCTGGACGGCCTCCAGGCGCTGGAGTCGGCCCTGGGGCCAGCCGCGGCGCAGCGCACGGAGCAGTCGATCCGGGCGCTGCTCGACGACATCGGGTTCCGGCGCGGGGCGGTGTGGTCGTGGCAGAGCGCGGCCACGGCGCGGGCGGTGGTGGGGCTGATGGACAACCCGTCGCGCGCGGCGTTCGACGCGGCGTCGCTGGCGATCGATGTCCACGAGGCGCTCGCGGGTGCGTCGGACGATCTGCCCGCGGAGCTGCGCGCGGCGATGGGGATCGTGCGCGGGATCGCCGCAGGTGAGCGCGACAAGGAGGGGCGCCTCATCCACCACGCGCTGCAGGAGCCGGCGAACTTCCTCGCGGAGCGGCTCGGTGAGCGGACGCCCTTCGGTCGCACGTGGGTGGCGGGCGGCGTGTACCGGCTGGTGCGCCGCGACTTCCGCTGGAGTGACGCGCCAGCGCTCGACCTGGAGAACGCGCGCGACTACCCCGTGCCGCAGCAGATGCGCCTGTACGGGCTGGAGCGTCCGCTCACCCGGGAGGAGCGCATCGCGGAGATCGCGCTCGCGCCGACCGATCTCGTGGGGCGCGATGCGGAGCGGGCCGATCTGCACGCGGCTTACCACCGCGCGGTGTCCCCCCCCATCATGGCGCCGACCGAGCTCGCGTCCATCCACGACACCGAGGATCGTCGCTCGCTCCCGCCGCCTCCAGGCTCGGCGCTGCGCGGCGAGTTCGTGGCGAGGGCGCTCGTCGGCGAGATGGGGATCGGCAAGACCGCGCTCACGGCAGCGTTCCTCGCGGAGCTGCCGAGCGACGCGCGGATCCTGCACGTGGAGTGCTCGCCGGTGAAGCAGGAGCTGCCGCTGGCCACGCTCTCCGACGTGCTGCGGGACATCACGGGGATGGGGCTCGAGCACACGCTCGAGGACGCCTCCAGCGTGCTGCGGGGTCTCCTCGGGCCGGCGGCGAGGACGCCGGCCGGTACGCGGATCGTCTCGCGGCTTTCCGAGCTGGTCACTGGCAAGCAGGGGGATCAGCCGGACGAGGATGCGCCGAGCTACGGCCGGGATCTGCTGCTCCGGGGGGTGCGCTACCTGCTCGGCGCGCTGGCGCGACACCAGCCGCTGGTGATCGTGATCGACGGGCTCCAGTGGAGCGATCGTCAGAGTCTGGATCTGATCCAGGAGCTGGTGCGCCGTACGGACGCGCTGCCGATCCTCGCGCTGCTGCTCACGCGGCCCGAGGATCGGGTGAACCCTTTTCTCGAGGGGCTCGTCCGGATCGAGCTGCGAGGGCTGTCTCCCGAGGAGCAGACGCGCCTCGTGGAGGCCCGGCTCGGGGTGCGCGAGGGGGTGGCCGCGGTGTGCGGGGAGCTCTTGCCCCGGGCGTCGGGGAATCCGTTCTTTCTGCTGGAGATGGTCGACGCCCTGCTCGAACGCGGGACGCTCGAGATCGTGGAGCGTGAGAGTGGCGTCCAGGAGCTACGGCGCCACGAGCGGGCAGGCGATCGGGCAGAGAAGCTGCCGTCGACGCTGGAGCAGCTCATCGGCGACAGGCTGCGGGAGCTGCCCCCGGAAGAGCAGGAGGTGGTCCGCTGGCTGGCGGTCGCCGGAGGGCCGCTGCTCGCCGAGGATCTGCTGAACCTGATGCGGCTGGCCAACGACGAGGCCATCGTCCGCCTCTGCGCGCGGGGGCTGTGCGATCGGCGGGCGGGGACGGTGGACTTCCGGCACCCGCTGACGCGGGACGTGGCGTACCTGTCGCTCGATGGCTCGACGCGCGCGCGGATGCACCGGCGCCTGGGCGAGCACCTGTCGACGACGCCGCTCGCGCAGGGGATCTCGGCGGCGATCGTGGCGCAGCACCTCGCCCGCGGGGAGTCTCCCGGGCCCGCGGCGCAGCTCTACCTGGAGGCAGCGTCGGGGGCGAGGATGGGGCACCAGGCGCAGCTCGCCCTGCGTTACTACCAGCGCGCGCTGAAGCTCCTGCCCACCGGCGACAGCCGCCGGATGGTGGCGCACGAGGCGCTGGAGGCCATCTTCCGGCACCTCGGCAAGCGGCGCGAGCGCAAGACGCACCTGACCGCGTTGCGGAAGCTCGCGCGGGAGAGCGGGCAGGCGCGGTGGGTCGCGCTGGCGATGGTGCGCACCGCCCGGCTCGATCTCGACGATGGCCACCTCTCGCGGGGCGCGCCGGTCGCCCAGCGCGCCGCCGAGATCGCGCGCCTCGCGCGGCGTCCGGCGCTCGAGGTCGAGGCGCTCACGAGCCTGTCGGAGATCCTGCGAGAGCTGGGGGACATCCCCGGGGCCTTGAGCGCGAGCGATCGCGCCATCCGGGTCGCCCACAGCGGTGAGCTGACCCCGAGGGCGCGCGCCGAGGTGCTGCGCGCGAAGGGGGTGCTGCTCCGCCGCGTCGGGCGTGTCCACGAGGCGGTCGAGGCCTACGCCGAGGCGATCGCCGTCTTCCGCGCCGTCGGCGCGCGCAGGAGCGAGGCGCGGGCGAAGAACGCGCTGGCCGTGGCGATGCTGGTGCTGGAGCGGTTCGAGGACTCGATCGCCGTCGGGCTGTCGTCGATCTCCATCGATCTCGCCATCGGCGGCCGCTTCCAGATCGCGAAGACGCTGAGCAACATCGGGCAGTCCTACCTGCGGCTCGGTGACATGAACCGGGCGCTCGGCTACCTCAAGCGGGCCCGTGAGGCCCACGAGCGCTACGACGATCAGGACGCCAGGGCGGACACGCTGCTCTGCTCGGCGTGGGTGCTGCTCGAGGGCGGGGATCTGGACGCGGCCCACACGCTCGTCGCCGACGCGGGGGCACTCATCGCCGTGACCGGCAACGTCTACGACATGGTGCACCAGCGCATCCTGCGGTCCTTGCTCGCGCGGGCGCGGGGGGATCTGCGCGCCGCGCTCGCCACCTCCGCCGAGGCCAGGGCGCTCGCGGAGGCGCAGGGGTTCATGAGCTACCACGCCTACGCGACCGCCATCGAGGCGGCCACACGCGCCGACACGAACGATCTCCACGCCGCCGTGCTCCTCGCCCGGACCGCGCTCGGCGCCGTCGAGGCAGGCAGCTCCGAGTACGGCATCGAGATCCGCGATCTCGCCTGCAGCGTGCTCGCGCGGGGAGCGCCGGCCAGCGCCCCCGACGCGTACCACCGCGCCGCGCTGCACATCCGCAAGGTAGCGAGCTACGTGCGCGATCAGCGCCACCGAGAGCTGTTCACCGCGCGCCCGGTGGTGCGCAGGATCCTGGACGCCGATCGGGAGAGCGCCGAGGAGAGCCACGTGGTCGCGCCCGCGCGTGGACGATCCTCGGGGGCGCCCGGTGGCGAGTGGATCCCGGGGGCGAGCGCCGCGGTGTCGAGCAGCGCCCCGGAGCGCGCGCTGTCGTCGGGCGGAGGCGATCCGCGGCGTGGGGTCACGGGCCGAGGAGCCGCGGAGTGA
- a CDS encoding patatin-like phospholipase family protein: protein MSASQAGAPSRRKLAVILSGGGARGAYEVGVLSYLLDAFVRVRGRPPRIDVLCGTSVGAINACFLAAHLSDPTLGIRRLVDLWNDLHLEAVLGFGVRQALSLPRLFFGGGEGGAGMFDVAPMARLIEKEIPWRAIARTLRHGHLSALSVSATEVSTGRTVIFMQTGPDGALPSQAPPRTVIRGAHIGPLHALASASIPLLFPPVRIGNELFMDGGIRQNTPIAPALRFGATHVLAIGLSREIRDIHSLERKRVPRASLVLGKVLNAFLLDHIQSDFEVLSRVNHMIDDGEKAFGPSFLPTINAAAVQRGMMPYRRVQSLVIRPSIDLGRLAAAHIRSSKLRHGPMVTRQLLSLMDVGEDTEADLASYLLFDGPFTQKLIALGRADAEARKSELLTFFGSAHEDVDPLPSEREEWSIPPPVGPARLT, encoded by the coding sequence GTGAGCGCTTCGCAGGCAGGGGCGCCGTCCCGACGCAAGCTGGCGGTCATCCTGTCCGGTGGGGGCGCGCGCGGGGCTTACGAGGTGGGCGTCCTGTCCTACCTGCTCGACGCGTTCGTCCGCGTGCGGGGCCGTCCCCCGCGCATCGACGTGCTGTGCGGCACCTCGGTCGGGGCCATCAACGCCTGCTTCCTCGCAGCCCACCTGAGCGATCCGACCCTGGGAATCCGGCGGTTGGTCGACCTGTGGAACGACCTCCACCTGGAGGCCGTCCTCGGCTTCGGGGTCCGTCAGGCGCTCTCCTTGCCCAGGCTGTTCTTCGGCGGCGGCGAGGGCGGCGCCGGCATGTTCGACGTCGCGCCCATGGCGCGGCTCATCGAGAAAGAGATCCCCTGGCGCGCCATCGCCCGCACCCTGCGCCACGGGCACCTGTCGGCCCTCAGCGTCTCCGCCACCGAGGTCTCCACGGGGCGTACCGTGATCTTCATGCAGACGGGTCCCGACGGCGCCCTCCCGTCACAGGCCCCGCCGCGCACCGTGATCCGCGGCGCGCACATCGGGCCGCTTCACGCGCTCGCCTCGGCCTCCATCCCCCTGCTCTTCCCGCCCGTGCGCATCGGCAACGAGCTGTTCATGGATGGCGGGATCCGGCAGAACACCCCCATCGCCCCGGCCTTGCGGTTCGGCGCGACCCACGTGCTCGCCATCGGCCTCTCCAGAGAGATCCGCGACATCCACTCCCTGGAGCGAAAGCGCGTCCCCAGGGCGTCCCTGGTCCTGGGCAAGGTGCTGAACGCCTTCCTCCTCGATCACATCCAGTCCGACTTCGAGGTTCTCTCCCGGGTGAACCACATGATCGACGACGGCGAGAAGGCGTTCGGCCCGTCGTTCCTGCCCACGATCAACGCGGCGGCGGTCCAGCGAGGGATGATGCCCTACCGCCGCGTGCAGAGCCTGGTGATCCGCCCTTCGATCGATCTGGGCCGGCTGGCCGCAGCCCACATCCGATCCAGCAAGCTCCGCCATGGGCCGATGGTGACGCGCCAGCTCCTGTCGCTCATGGATGTCGGAGAGGACACCGAGGCGGATCTGGCCAGCTACCTGCTCTTCGATGGCCCCTTCACGCAGAAGCTCATCGCCCTCGGCCGCGCCGACGCGGAGGCGCGCAAGAGCGAGCTGCTGACGTTCTTCGGGAGCGCGCACGAGGACGTGGATCCGCTCCCCTCGGAGCGGGAAGAATGGTCCATCCCGCCGCCCGTGGGGCCCGCGCGGCTCACCTAG
- a CDS encoding amidase yields the protein MPGSIPRISGRALTAARIAAESPATALAVREVLKQGLGISALAQLPHEARAEILPSDHRPLQARPARALPEEMVPLPAPQGFRSSAEIQAALREGRVSVPEVTERALSALDAMRARRPSMNVLAASDPVEVRAQAAAAAERHARGAARGPLDGVPVLIKDELNMAGLPTRQGSRCTPEGPQAHDATVVARLREAGAILLGKTVMTEWGMSPIGANVNSVMPRNPHHGERAAGGSSTGSAVGVALGVAPLAVGTDAGGSIRLPASLCGVFGLKPTYGRVSRSGGLIGGSVTHVGPIAASVTDLATLLDVVASAPDPTDVTTAWAPPPPARGFAAGFGRGARGLRIGVLESEWRDANDDVTSACWEALRALEREGAELVDVSVPLSRSAAAIGYVTVVPEVLAERREDWLVRRHVLTDDLRLSLAVAAGLSALEHLDGQKLRARLREQVAATLRDVDLLVLPTAGGGAPRYTDADARESFGDPGAIDALCRFAFLANLTGLPAGTAPVGVDREGIPIGLQVMGDAWDEVGVLGLLAHLARVGIATPIRSPFAVDLLG from the coding sequence ATGCCAGGTTCGATCCCCCGTATTTCCGGTCGTGCTCTCACCGCCGCACGGATCGCCGCCGAGTCCCCTGCCACCGCGCTCGCCGTCCGGGAGGTGCTCAAGCAAGGCCTCGGCATCTCCGCGCTCGCCCAGCTCCCGCACGAAGCGCGCGCCGAGATCCTGCCCAGCGATCATCGGCCGCTCCAGGCGAGACCGGCTCGCGCGCTGCCGGAAGAGATGGTGCCGCTGCCGGCCCCCCAGGGGTTCCGCTCCTCGGCCGAGATCCAGGCGGCGCTGCGTGAAGGTCGCGTCTCGGTCCCGGAGGTGACGGAGCGCGCCCTCTCCGCCCTCGACGCGATGCGCGCACGGCGACCGTCGATGAACGTGCTCGCGGCGAGCGATCCGGTGGAGGTGCGAGCGCAGGCAGCGGCCGCTGCGGAGCGCCACGCCCGAGGCGCTGCGCGCGGACCGCTCGATGGGGTGCCCGTGCTCATCAAGGACGAGCTGAACATGGCAGGGTTGCCCACGCGGCAAGGGTCGCGCTGCACGCCGGAAGGGCCCCAGGCGCACGACGCCACGGTGGTGGCCCGGCTGCGAGAGGCAGGCGCGATCCTGCTGGGGAAGACCGTGATGACCGAGTGGGGGATGTCGCCGATCGGAGCGAACGTGAACTCGGTCATGCCGCGGAACCCTCACCACGGGGAGCGCGCCGCGGGAGGCTCGTCCACGGGCTCCGCGGTCGGCGTGGCGCTCGGCGTGGCGCCGCTCGCGGTGGGGACCGACGCGGGGGGATCGATCCGCCTGCCAGCTTCGCTGTGCGGGGTCTTCGGGCTGAAGCCGACCTACGGGCGTGTCAGCCGCTCGGGGGGTCTGATCGGCGGGTCGGTGACGCACGTGGGCCCGATCGCGGCGAGCGTCACGGATCTGGCGACGCTGCTCGATGTGGTGGCGTCGGCGCCGGATCCCACCGACGTGACGACGGCCTGGGCACCACCACCGCCAGCGCGAGGCTTCGCGGCCGGGTTCGGGCGAGGGGCGCGAGGGCTGCGGATCGGGGTGCTCGAGTCGGAGTGGCGCGACGCGAACGACGACGTGACCTCGGCCTGCTGGGAGGCGCTCCGCGCGCTGGAGCGTGAGGGCGCGGAACTCGTGGACGTCAGCGTCCCGCTCTCGCGCTCGGCGGCAGCGATCGGCTACGTGACCGTGGTGCCGGAGGTGCTGGCCGAGCGGCGAGAGGACTGGCTGGTGCGGCGCCACGTGCTCACCGACGATCTGCGGCTCTCGCTGGCAGTCGCCGCGGGGCTGAGCGCGCTGGAGCACCTCGACGGTCAGAAGCTCCGGGCGCGGCTCCGGGAGCAGGTGGCGGCAACGCTCCGCGACGTGGATCTGCTGGTGTTGCCCACGGCGGGAGGTGGGGCGCCACGGTACACGGACGCGGACGCGCGGGAGAGCTTCGGCGATCCAGGGGCGATCGATGCGCTCTGTCGGTTCGCGTTCCTCGCCAACCTGACGGGGCTCCCCGCGGGGACGGCGCCCGTGGGGGTGGACCGCGAGGGGATCCCCATCGGGCTCCAGGTCATGGGCGATGCCTGGGACGAGGTCGGGGTGCTCGGGCTCCTCGCGCACCTCGCGCGCGTCGGGATAGCGACGCCGATCCGCTCGCCGTTTGCGGTCGATCTGCTGGGCTGA
- a CDS encoding serine/threonine-protein kinase, with amino-acid sequence MPVLSSAPMLPPPRGPRASTPDPTLGFTAVEQPGAVLAGKFQILDLLGRGGMGSVWRAQDLMLGRQVAIKFIRLVQELDEDVAAEARMRFEREARAAAQLRTRHVVQIYEYGFHEDIPYIVMEMLAGETLAQRLEDAGRLTPMQSARILDQAARALELAHHAGIVHRDLKPANIFLAREDNDEIIKILDFGVAQASGTGLDGSQTATGRLVGSPFYMSPEQARGIRPLDGRSDLWSLAVILFRMVTGERAFSGDSLGAVMVQILREPIPLPSRVLPELPPSMDAFFERAFSRDRDRRFQTAGEMAQAFSAIAVPLAGERWETTGASGLHATTMGTPLSLSLPSAVSTAPASGPLAGAPVVMPASAPPSFTERPSLSQGGMTGTLTQVPWSPSVRRALWAAAGAGVTLTVTGLVLVARVAFSDPPPAATQQGATDSGEHGAAPARSASPTADATTTRSTPPAPPVDEEAEPVDPHIQAAPSAESASTATPATNTAVKIDDLPPVSTATAASTPASQPVRPSPPKRKPKWY; translated from the coding sequence ATGCCTGTGCTATCCTCGGCGCCGATGCTCCCGCCGCCGCGCGGTCCCCGCGCCTCCACCCCGGACCCGACCCTCGGGTTCACGGCCGTGGAGCAACCAGGAGCGGTGCTGGCAGGCAAATTCCAGATCCTCGATCTGCTCGGGCGCGGTGGGATGGGCTCGGTCTGGCGCGCCCAGGATCTCATGCTGGGGCGCCAGGTCGCGATCAAGTTCATCCGGCTGGTGCAGGAACTCGACGAAGACGTCGCCGCCGAGGCGCGGATGCGCTTCGAGCGCGAGGCGCGCGCCGCAGCCCAGCTCCGCACGCGGCACGTCGTGCAGATCTACGAGTACGGGTTTCACGAGGACATCCCGTACATCGTCATGGAAATGCTCGCCGGCGAGACGCTCGCCCAGCGGCTCGAAGACGCCGGGCGCCTCACGCCGATGCAGTCCGCGCGCATCCTCGATCAGGCGGCGCGTGCGCTCGAACTCGCGCACCACGCCGGGATCGTCCACCGCGATCTCAAACCCGCGAACATCTTCCTCGCGCGCGAGGACAACGACGAGATCATCAAGATCCTCGACTTCGGCGTGGCCCAGGCGAGCGGCACCGGGCTCGATGGGAGCCAGACGGCCACGGGGAGGCTGGTCGGCTCACCGTTCTACATGAGCCCCGAGCAAGCGCGCGGGATCAGACCCCTCGATGGGCGCAGCGATCTCTGGAGCCTGGCGGTGATCCTGTTCCGCATGGTCACCGGAGAGAGGGCGTTCTCGGGGGACTCGCTGGGCGCGGTGATGGTGCAGATCCTGAGGGAGCCCATCCCCCTGCCCTCCCGCGTCTTGCCGGAGCTGCCGCCGTCGATGGACGCCTTCTTCGAGCGCGCGTTCTCGCGGGATCGGGATCGCCGGTTCCAGACCGCTGGCGAGATGGCCCAGGCGTTCTCGGCGATCGCCGTCCCCCTCGCCGGGGAGCGCTGGGAGACGACCGGCGCGAGCGGGCTGCACGCGACGACGATGGGCACCCCCCTTTCGCTCTCGCTCCCCAGCGCGGTGAGCACGGCGCCGGCTTCGGGTCCCCTGGCAGGCGCGCCCGTCGTGATGCCAGCGAGCGCCCCGCCTTCGTTCACGGAGCGACCGTCACTGAGCCAGGGCGGAATGACGGGCACGCTCACCCAGGTCCCCTGGTCACCGAGCGTGCGGCGTGCCCTGTGGGCCGCGGCAGGAGCAGGCGTCACGCTGACCGTGACGGGACTCGTGCTGGTCGCCCGGGTGGCGTTCTCGGATCCGCCGCCCGCCGCAACGCAGCAAGGTGCGACGGACTCCGGCGAGCACGGCGCGGCACCGGCGCGATCGGCTTCTCCGACCGCTGACGCGACGACCACGCGATCGACACCGCCCGCACCACCGGTCGACGAAGAGGCCGAACCGGTCGATCCGCACATCCAGGCCGCACCGTCGGCAGAATCGGCCAGTACCGCCACCCCTGCCACGAACACGGCAGTGAAAATCGACGATCTCCCCCCGGTCTCGACCGCAACCGCCGCCTCGACGCCAGCCTCGCAACCCGTGCGGCCCTCCCCCCCGAAGCGCAAGCCGAAATGGTATTGA